The following are encoded together in the Eptesicus fuscus isolate TK198812 chromosome 16, DD_ASM_mEF_20220401, whole genome shotgun sequence genome:
- the MDH1 gene encoding malate dehydrogenase, cytoplasmic — protein sequence MPEPVRVLVTGAAGQIAYSLLYSIGNGSVFGKDQPIILVLLDITPMMGVLDGVLMELQDCALPLLKDVIATDKEEVAFKDLDVAILVGSMPRRDGMERKDLLKANVKIFKSQGAALDKYAKKSVKVIVVGNPANTNCLTASKSAPSIPKENFSCLTRLDHNRAKAQIALKLGVTSEDVKNVIIWGNHSSTQYPDVNHAKVKVQGKEVGVYEALKNDSWLKGEFITTVQQRGAAVIKARKLSSAMSAAKAICDHIRDIWFGTPEGEFVSMGIISDGNSYGVPDDLLYSFPVTIKNKTWKIVEGLPINDFSREKMDLTAKELSEEKETAFEFLSSA from the exons ATG CCTGAACCCGTCAGAGTCCTTGTGACTGGAGCAGCTGGTCAAATCGCATATTCACTGCTGTACAGTATCGGAAATGGATCTGTCTTTGGTAAAGACCAG CCTATAATTCTTGTGCTGTTGGATATCACTCCCATGATGGGTGTCCTGGACGGTGTCCTAATGGAACTGCAAGACTGTGCCCTTCCCCTCCTGAAAG ATGTCATCGCAACGGATAAAGAAGAGGTTGCCTTCAAAGACCTGGATGTGGCTATTCTTGTGGGCTCCATGCCAAGAAGGGATGGCATGGAGAGGAAAGATTTACTCAAAGCTAATGTGAAAATCTTCAAATCCCAGGGTGCCGCCTTGGACAAATATGCCAAGAAGTCAGTTAAG GTCATCGTGGTGGGAAACCCAGCCAATACCAACTGCCTGACTGCCTCTAAGTCGGCACCATCCATCCCCAAGGAGAACTTCAGTTGCTTGACTCGTTTGGATCATAACCGAGCTAAAGCTCAG ATTGCTCTTAAACTTGGTGTGACTTCTGAGGATGTAAAGAATGTCATTATCTGGGGAAACCATTCCTCAACTCAGTATCCAGATGTCAACCATGCCAAGGTGAAAGTGCAAGGAAAAGAAGTTGGTGTTTATGAAGCTCTGAAAAATGACAGCTGGCTCAAGGGAGAATTCATCACA ACTGTGCAGCAGCGTGGCGCTGCTGTCATCAAGGCTCGAAAACTATCCAGTGCGATGTCTGCTGCGAAAGCCATCTGTGACCATATCAGGGACATCTGGTTTGGAACCCCAGAG GGAGAGTTCGTGTCCATGGGCATTATCTCTGACGGCAACTCCTACGGTGTTCCCGATGACCTGCTGTACTCGTTCCCTGTTACAATCAAG AATAAGACATGGAAGATTGTTGAAGGTCTCCCTATTAATGATTTCTCACGTGAGAAGATGGATCTTACTGCAAAGGAActatcagaagaaaaagaaactgcttTTGAATTTCTTTCCTCTGCCTGA